A single Blastococcus colisei DNA region contains:
- a CDS encoding FxsA family protein: MSDAVGRRVRMVAGLLVLAELVVYVLVAQWIGLGWTILATLATTVLGWMLLARQGTRALADLRERARTRRSPGAELGNAGLVAAGGLLMVLPGFIGDVVGLLCLLPGTRSLVRGILTRLVLARLPAGLRPPVRVESVRTVEVPRADDVRTDRPSPPVIEGEVVRGPDGRPLA, from the coding sequence ATGAGTGACGCCGTCGGACGACGGGTCCGGATGGTCGCCGGCCTGCTGGTGCTGGCCGAGCTGGTCGTCTACGTCCTCGTGGCGCAGTGGATCGGGCTCGGCTGGACGATCCTGGCCACGCTCGCCACGACCGTGCTCGGCTGGATGCTGCTGGCCCGCCAGGGCACCCGTGCGCTGGCCGACCTGCGCGAACGCGCCCGCACCCGTCGGTCGCCCGGGGCCGAGCTGGGCAACGCCGGGCTGGTGGCCGCGGGTGGGCTGCTCATGGTCCTGCCGGGCTTCATCGGGGACGTCGTCGGCCTGCTCTGCCTCCTGCCCGGGACACGCTCCCTGGTCCGCGGCATCCTGACGCGGCTGGTGCTGGCACGGCTGCCGGCCGGCCTGCGCCCGCCGGTGCGGGTGGAGAGCGTCCGGACCGTCGAGGTGCCCCGCGCCGACGACGTCCGCACCGACCGTCCCTCGCCGCCGGTGATCGAGGGCGAGGTCGTGCGCGGCCCGGACGGTCGACCGCTCGCCTAG
- a CDS encoding dihydrofolate reductase family protein, which translates to MTHVIGGMTVSLDGFFEDADGSIAPLYADFDHLQDSAYMKAAQAETGAAIMGRRFFDMAPDPDGYAEGYEFQVPIVVVTHRLPERQPKRNDQLFFTFVTEGLEAAVRRATELAGDRAVTVLGGADVTRQLLIAGLIDELRIDVMPVLLGGGRRLFDGVPPGAVCLEKLGVDEEGARTTLRFRVFR; encoded by the coding sequence ATGACACACGTGATCGGCGGGATGACCGTCTCCCTGGACGGGTTCTTCGAGGACGCCGACGGGAGCATCGCGCCCCTCTACGCCGACTTCGACCACCTCCAGGACTCGGCGTACATGAAGGCGGCCCAGGCCGAGACGGGCGCCGCCATCATGGGGCGGCGCTTCTTCGACATGGCTCCTGACCCCGACGGGTACGCCGAGGGCTACGAGTTCCAGGTGCCGATCGTGGTCGTAACCCATCGACTCCCGGAGCGGCAGCCGAAGCGCAACGACCAACTGTTCTTCACCTTCGTGACCGAGGGGCTCGAAGCCGCCGTCCGTCGGGCGACCGAGCTGGCCGGTGACAGGGCGGTGACCGTCCTCGGCGGGGCGGACGTGACCCGGCAGCTGCTGATTGCAGGGCTCATCGATGAGCTGCGCATCGACGTGATGCCGGTGCTCCTGGGCGGCGGGCGGCGGCTGTTCGACGGCGTCCCGCCCGGGGCGGTGTGCCTGGAGAAGCTCGGCGTCGACGAGGAGGGCGCCCGGACCACCCTGCGGTTCCGGGTGTTCCGCTAG